Within the Solwaraspora sp. WMMA2056 genome, the region CACTGTGGAGTACAGGACGGTGTAGTCTCCGCCGTACTCCCGGCGGTGGGCGGCCCGGGCCAGGAACAGCAGGCACCGCAGGTACCGCTCCATCGCGGCCGCTCGCTCCGCAGCCGGCACGTGCGAGTTGAGCAACTCCCGGGCGAAGACCCGCACCAGGTCGTGGAGCCGGTACCGGGCGTGCACCCCGGCACCGGCATGGACTTCGACCAGCCGGGCGTCCACGAGCTCGTCGAGCGCGTCCGCGCCGTCGTACAGCTCGACGCCGAGGAGCGGGCCGGCCATCCAGGTCGCGAAGTCGTTCACGTTGAGTGCGCTGAGCAGAAGGAGCAGCCTGCGGGCCGTGCTTCCCAGCGTGTCGAAGGAGACCGCGAGGGTCGCCCGTACCCCGGTCCCCTCCAGGGACAACTCGTCCAGACGGCGGCTCTCGTCGCCGAGCTGGCGGGCCATCCGTGCGATGTCCCAGTGCCCCCGCACCGACAGCTTTCCGCCGGCGATCTGCAACGCCAGCGGCAGGTGACCACACAGCTCGGCGACCCGTGCCGCCTCCTGCGGTTCGGCCTTCACCCGGTCGGTCCCGATCACCTGACGGAGCAACTCCACGCTGGCTTCCGGGTCCAGGACATCAAGATCGTGTCGGTACGCCTGACCGAGCGCCGCGAGCGGGCCCCGGCTCGTCACCAGGACCGCGACCCCCGGTGCGCCGGGAAGCAACGGCTCCACCTGCCACGGCCCGGCGGCGTCGTCGAGAACGATCAACATCCGGGCGTCGGCCAGCCGGCTGCGGTACAGGCCGGCCAGCGCGTCCGGCTGGCTGGGGATCACCGAGGGCGCGACGCCCATGGCGCGCAGAAAGTGCTCGTGTACCTGTTCCGGCGTGACTGGGCGGAGTTCCGTCCCCCGCAGGTGCGCGTACAACTGCCCGTCCGGAAACTGGCTCATGACCGCGCGCGCAGCGTGCAGGGCCAGTGCGCTCTTGCCTACCCCCGCCGCTCCGCTGATCACTATCAGCGGTGGCGTCTCGTCGGCCGAGGCGTCGGTGAGGGTGGTGCGGATCTCCACGACGGTGCTGCTGCGACCAATGAAGCCTCGGTGGGACACCGGAAGTTGTCGGGGCACCGGTGGCTGTGCCGTGGGCGCCGGCGGGGCGGATGCGACCCAGGCCACCGTGGAGTCCGCCTCCAGGATCGCCCGTTCCATGTCTCTGAGGTCGTCGCCCGGGTCGAGCCCATGCTCCTCGACCAGCATCGTCCGGGCCTGCCGGAAGGCCTCCAGTGCCTCGGCCTGCCTCCCGTCCCGGTAGAGGGCGAGCATCAGCTGGGCGTGGCCCTTCTCTCGGAGCGGGTGGGCCACCACGAACTGCCGTAGCTCGCCGACGAGCTCGTGGTGGCGCCCGAGCTCCAACTCCAGCCCGAGACACTCCTCGGTGACGGCCAGACGGTCCTCGTTGAGCTGTACGGCTGCGGACTGGACGAGTCGGCTCCGCACGTCCGAGACAGCCTCTCCGCGCCACAGACCAAGCCCCCGGCGGAGAGTCCGCACCGCGGTGGCGTGCTGCCCGGTGCGGGCCGCGTCCCGCCCGAGTGCCACCAACTGCCGGAAGTGGTGGGCATCCACACTCTCTCCGGCCACCTGGACGGAGTACCCTTTGCCGTGCGTGACGATCACGTCGGGGATTCCGAGTTGATCCAGCTGGGAGCGGAGCTTCGAGATGGCGATGTAGATCTGGGCCTGTGCGGTGGACGGTGGCCGTTCGTCCCAGACGGCGGTGATGAGCCGCTCCGCGGGTATCACCTTGCCGAACTCCAGTAGCAGCGTCGCCAGGATCACCCGCTGCCGGGTCCCCCGGATGTTCTCGGGCCTGCCGTCGACGAGCATGTCGAACGGACCGAGCAGCCGAAACTGGACGGCGCGGTCGTAGTGCTGTGGCTCCGTCGGGTCGGGCTCACCTCTATCGATGGGTGACTCCATCGATCCCATCCCTCCGCGCCTGCTACGGCCCACCAAGGTGTTGCCCGCAAGGCTACCCGACGGTGACAGCCCGAAGTGGCGTCGGCGGAGGTGCGTCATGTTGCACCGGCTGCCAACGACACGGTGACCAGGTGCGACCCGTCAGCTGAAGACGGTGCGACCGCCGTACCTAGCCGCTCGGTCGGTCGACGGTCGTCAGACGGCGTACCGACAAGGCGGCCGGAGTGACCGCCACCAGCAGCCGCACGTTCTCGTAGGGGCGGGTGACGCGGAAACAGAAGTCCAGCGACGACACCAGCGGTTCCAGGCCCATGGCCGAGAAGTAGCCATCGAGATCCACCGCCAGTCGGTACCGGCCGCAGGCTCTGGAGATCCGCTGGCCCACGACGCCGCCGGTGGCGTCGGTGCGGGCGCTCAGCATGGTCTGCCACACGGCGTCGACCTCACAGGACAACGCCACCGGGACGCCCTCGGCGGGACGTCCGAACGTCTGGTCCATCACCTCGACTGAGATCGACCGCATCTCGGTTGCCTTCCGGAGGGAGGGGTGATCCCGGGCTGCCGCCGCATCGAGTCAGGATCACGGCGATCCGGGTCGAATCGGCGGAAGGTTCACCGGCTGACCGCAGACTCCAGCTGCCGGTTCCGCCAGTGGTCGAGGAGCCCGGGAAGCTCCGTCATGGTGGCGAAAGTGGTGGCACCTGCGGCGGCCAGCACCGTGGCCAGCCGGCCGGCCGGGGTACCCGTGTCCGGTGGTGCGTACCCGAAGACCGTCATCGCGGCGCTGACACCGGCGCGGACCCCCACCAGGCTGTCCTCGATCACCGCGCACCGGGCTGGCCGACAACCGAAGTCGTCGGCGGCGCGCAGGAACAGGTCCGGGTCCGGCTTCCAGGTCTGATGATCGTACGCACTGTAGATCCTGCCATCGACGTACCTCAGCAGGCCGGTCAGGGTGAGTACGTATCTGATCTTCTCCATCGGCGCGCTCGACGCGACGCAGAAGGTGGTGTCGAGGTCCCGGAGCACCTGGGCCACCCCCGGCACCGGCCGCAGCTCCCGAGCGAACCGCTGCGCCGTCCGCTGCCGGAACTCCGCGACGAACGAGTCCCGCAGCCGCGCGCCGGCCATGGTCTCCAGCTCGGCCACCCACTCGGCGACCTTGCGTCCATGAATGAGTTCCAGCGCCTCCCCGGTGTTCACCGCGACACCCCGCTCGGCAGCCATCTCCCGGGCGACCTGGGCGCTCAGGATCTCGCTGTCGACAAGTACGCCGTCACAGTCGAAAATGATCAGTTCGGACATGGTCGCCTCTCGCCGTCAGTCTGGTCGGTGCAGTGTCGATCAGCCGGTCATGCCGGCGGCGATCGTGTCGCCGCGGCTCTTGTCGATCACCAGGAACGATCCGGTTCGCCGGTACTGCGGATAGTCGTCCAGTGGAAGTGGCCGGTCCAGCTCCAGCGCCACCCGACCGATGTCGTTGACCTGGAGCACCTCCGGCCCGGTGACCCGGCGCAGCGTCGCCAGGTCCAGACGGTCCACGAGCCGGGTCACCGTGGCGTCGACGATCTGGGTTCCGTGCCTGATCAGGTAGCGGTCGCCCGCCCGCAGTCCACCGCCGGTGAGCACACACAGGGTCGGCGTCAGGTGGCGGCGTACCAGGGGGCTGCTGGCCAGCGGCGCGATCAGGTCACCCCGGTGCACGTCGACGGGGTCGGCGAGCCGCACCGTCACCGACTGCGGGGCGGTCGCCACCGTGGCCGGCCGGCCGAGGACGTCGATCGACTCGATCACGGAGGTCCGGCCGGCGGGCAGGACCGCGACCGGCTCACCCACCCGCAGCGTACCGGCGACGAGCTGCCCGGCCGGGAGCTGCCGTCCGTCGTCGGCGGTGAGTGTGCACTGCACCGGAAGCCGCGCCGCCTGTGCGACATCGGTATCGCCGACGGGTACGGATTCGAGGTACTCGAGCAAGGTGGGACCGCCGTACCAGTCGGTGTGTGCCGATGGGGCGATGACGTTGTCCCCGCGCAGCGCTGACACCGGGATGGTGGCCACCTCCGGGACGCCGAGCCGGTCGGCGCATTCGGCGAAGGCCTGGGCCGTACGGGCGAAGGTCTGCTCGTCCCAGTCGACCAGATCCATCTTGTTCACCGCCGCGACCACCCGGGGGACCCGTAGCAGGGCCGCAACCGCGGTGTGGCGCCGGGTCTGCTCCACCACGCCCTTGCGGGCATCGATCAGCACCACCGTCACCTGCGCGGTCGACGATCCGGTCACCATGTTCCGGGTGTACTGCACGTGCCCGGGGTTGTCGGCCAGGACGAACCGTCGACTGGCGGTGGCGAAGTACCGGTACGCGACGTCGATGGTGATTCCCTGTTCGCGCTCGGCGCGCAGCCCGTCGGTCAGCAGAGCCAGGTCCGGCCCGTCCTGGCCGTTGACCGGCGACCGGGCCCCGATCGCGGCGAGCTGGTCGCTGAGCACCGACCTCGAGTCGTAGAGCAAACGTCCCACCAGCGTGGACTTGCCGTCGTCGACCGAACCGGCCGTGGCGACCCGGAGCAGGTCCGCGTCGCCACCGGATGCCTTCAGGTAGTCGGCCATCAGAAGTACCCCTCTCGCTTGCGGTCCTCCATGGCAGACTCGCAGAGCCGGTCGTCGATTCGGCTCGCTCCGCGCTCGCTCACCCGGGACGAGGTGATCTCCGTGATCACGTCGCGGACCGTGCCGGCCGTCGACTCCACTGCCCCGGTGCAGGACATGTCGCCCACCGTGCGGTAACGCACCCGGCGGTTGACGACCCGCTCGTCCCCGCGTGGGCCACCCCAGCGGCCGGGTGCCAGCCAGGAGCCGTCGCGGGCGAAGACCTGCCGAAGGTGGCTGAAGTAGATCGACGGCAGCTCGATACCCTCCCGCTCGATGTACTGCCAGACATCCAGCTCGGTCCAGTCGGACAACGGAAAGACCCGGACGTGCTCACCGGACACGTGCAGCCCGTTGTAGAGCTGCCACAGCTCCGGTCGTTGCCGACGGGGGTCCCAGGCGCCGAACTCGTCACGCAGGGAGAAGACCCGCTCCTTGGCACGCGCCTTCTCCTCGTCGCGGCGGGCCCCGCCGATCAGCGCATCGAAGCGGTGCCGCGCCACACTGTCCAACAGCGGGACGGTCTGTAGCTTGTTTCTGCTGCCGTCCGGCCGCTCCGCGACCTCGCCACGATCGAGGTAGTCCTGCACCCGGGCCACGATCAGTTCCAACCCGAGGTCGGCGACCACCCGGTCGCGGAACTCGATCACCTCGGGAAAGTTGTGGCCGGTGTCCACGTGCAGTAGCGCGAACGGAATGCGTGTCGGGGAGAAGGCCTTGCCCGCGAGGTGCACCGCGGCCATCGAATCCTTGCCGCCGGAGAAGAGAATCGCCGGGCGTTCGAACTGACCCGCGGTCTCCCGCAGAATCGCCACCGCCTCCGCTTCGAGCTCGTCCAGGTGCGGCAACGCGGCCCTGGCTGGTCGCTGGTCCCAGTCGGACCCCGCTGCTGGCAATGTCAAGACCATCGAAATCTCCTTGTCCCGTAGCGAATGCATCGGATCTGGCGGTGGGCGTGCTACCGACGGAACGCGGCCGCCGCGACGCCGGGTGCGTCGGTTCGGTCGGGACGACCGTCGGCGGGCGGACGCGTGGTGTCCGGCCGGCCGATCTCCGGGCCGTGCTGGATGTCGGTTTCGGCCGGGCGGGCGTCGGGCTGCTCCGGCAGGCCCTCCCGAGGCAGCAACAGGGACAACGCGCCCAGCACCACCAGGGCGACCGCGATCATCGCGTAGATGGGCAGGAAGCTCTCGGTGACCTCGCGCAGAACCCCGGCCAGGTAGTTGCCGAGCATGCCGCCCACTCCCAACGTCACGTTCGCCACGCCGAACACCGTGGTGGCCGCGGATCCGCTGGCGGTCTTGGCGATGTACGCCGGTACCAGACCAAAGATCGGATAGAACGCGACCGCGAACAGCACACCGGCGACGACCGGGAACACCCCGGTCGGGGTGACGATCAGAAGCGCGGCGGAGGCGAGGATGGACCCGTAGCAGAACAGCAGTGCCAACCGGACGCCGGTCCGGTCGGAGAACCAGCCGACGAGGAACCCGGCGAACATGCCGACGAACCCGATCACTCCCCAGACCGTGGCGCTGTACTCCACCGAGAAATCGAGTCCTTCCCGCAGGTACGGCGAGAGGTAGTTCTGGAACGGCATGGTGGCGAAGCCGTTGAGGAACGTGATCGACCAGATGATCAGCATCCAGGGCACGACCATCGCCCGGGCCGCCGTCCGGGGCGGTGTCCGCCCCGTGCCCGTCGTGGGTTGCCGCGTGTGACGGAACAGGCCGAGGCGCCAGAAGACCACCGCTGCGACGACCGTCACCACGAGCGTGCCGGAGCCGACCGTCCACCAGACACCGCGCCAGTTGTCCGCCCGCAGGAACACCGGCACCAGCAGGCTGTTGACGAAGACGCCGTAGCTGGTGCCGCTGGAGATCAGACCCAGCACCTTCCCCCGGTGCTGGTAACCGATCGCCCTGGCGACGATCTCGACCATCGGCACGTACACCGAGGCGGCGGTACCGCCGAGAACGACCAGCAGGACTCCCACGATCGCGATGTGGTCGCTCAGCGGGAGCAGCACCAGAGCGGCGCCGCAGAGCGCCACCGAGCCGATGATCACCTGTCCGCCGCCGAAGCGGGCCGCCGCCCACGCGCCGAGCAGCGCGAACAACATGAAGCCGAACTGCCCGCCTGCGGTGATCACCCCGACCGCGGTGTATCCGAAGCCCAGATCCGCGCGCATGTCCGTCACCAGCTGAGCGAACAGGTAGAAGCCGAAACCGTAGGTCGCGGCGACGAAGCTGGTCAGCAGCACGGTGAGAACGACGGCGGTGAGTCCGGCGGTACGCGGTCGCCGCGCCGCCGGTTGGATCGTTGAACTGCTCATGGTCCTTCCTCTGTGGCTGTAGGCGGTCGCATGGGCCGGTGGTCGCTACTGCCGCTGGGCGACGTGGATCACGAAGTCCGGGTCCGTGTCGGGGCGGTATGGTTGGAAGTCGCCGAAGGTACGGACGCCGCCGAAACCGTGCCCGCCCAACAGGTCGAGCAGCTCCGTGGTGAGGATCGGGTACACCTCGAGGTGGTAGGTGTGGCCGTCAGCGAACGCGTACCGGAACCGGCACCGCTGCTTGTCGACGCTGGCCACGCTCACCCGCACCCCGGAGCCGCAGTAGTAGTGCTGGCCGGAGCTCTGGTAGCGCGCGGCGCGGATCGCGTCGAAGTTGCGATGGTCCAGCAGCAGCAGGCCACCGGGCCGGAGCATGGCGTGAAAGGACTCCAACGCCCGTACCTGGTCGGCCGGCTCGAACAGATGTGGAAACGAGCTGCCCAGGCAGAGCACCGCGTCGTAGCGCCCGGACACCGTGGCGGGCAGGTCCCGCCAGTCGGCCGGGACGAAGGGCAGCACCTGCCCTCGTGCGCGGGCGTTGTGCTCCGCCCGGCGGAGCATCTCCGCGCTGGCGTCGGCGGCGGTGACCTGGAACCCGGCCTCGGCCAACCGGACCGCGTGGTATCCGGTGCCGGTGGCGACGTCCAGCACCTGCCGGGCACCGGCAGCCCGAAGGATGTCGACGAAGAACTGTCCTTCGCTCTGGCCCCGCCGGTCCCAGTCGATCAGCTCGTCCCAACGGTCGACGAACGGCCGTACGTACTGGTCCGCGTGGTCATCGGCGAGTTCGGTGGGGGCTGCCGACGTCGGCGGTCCGCTCGTCGTGGTCGCGTAGGTCATGGGGACTCCCATCAGCTCGGCGGAAACGTGACCGTTCAGCGGAACGTGGCGGCGAAGGCGGCGAACCGGTCCCGCAGTTCAGCCGCGGCGACGGCGGTCTCGGGCAGGGACAGCGTCCGGCACTCGTAGCCGAGGTACTTGCGCATGATGGCCATCTCGGGCTCGGTGAACGTCACACTGCCGTCGGCGTGAATGGCCTCGATACCGTCGGACCGCTGGCACCGTTCGTTGATCTCGACGGCCTCGGCCAGGGTCAGACCGGCGGGCAGGTCGATCGTCCCTCCGTCGCGGTCGACCCGGACCGGGTAGCCGCCGGGCAGGCCGTCCGGCGCCGGAACGTGGGCGAACGCGCCGCTGCCGGTGGCCATCGCGGTGAGGACCCGGACCGCCGACGCGGCGGTCAGGTGCTGGCCCGCGATGCCGCCCTGCCGCTTCAGGTCGCCGGTCAGGCGGGCGAACAGCGACTCGTGCCGAACTTGATCGGTGCGGTCCACGCCCTGTACGGAGACCGCCAGAGCGTAGGCGCCGTCACCGGCCGTGCCGAACCTCGGCACGTAGTGGCTGAAGTAGTGCTGGGTGACCAGTTGGACCCGGACATCCTCAGGCGGCTCGCCGAGTTCCGCCGCCGCGCTGAAGGTGAGCGCCGGAATGATGTTCGCGACGTTGCCGATCCCGATCGTGGGGGCCAGACCCACCTGGCGCAGCACCGGGCCGACGGCGTCCGGGAACGCGGCGTTGACCACCCTGGCGTGGCTGCCGGACATCCGGACCGCCTGCATGAGCTGGTAGTTCAGGGTG harbors:
- a CDS encoding BTAD domain-containing putative transcriptional regulator, which translates into the protein MESPIDRGEPDPTEPQHYDRAVQFRLLGPFDMLVDGRPENIRGTRQRVILATLLLEFGKVIPAERLITAVWDERPPSTAQAQIYIAISKLRSQLDQLGIPDVIVTHGKGYSVQVAGESVDAHHFRQLVALGRDAARTGQHATAVRTLRRGLGLWRGEAVSDVRSRLVQSAAVQLNEDRLAVTEECLGLELELGRHHELVGELRQFVVAHPLREKGHAQLMLALYRDGRQAEALEAFRQARTMLVEEHGLDPGDDLRDMERAILEADSTVAWVASAPPAPTAQPPVPRQLPVSHRGFIGRSSTVVEIRTTLTDASADETPPLIVISGAAGVGKSALALHAARAVMSQFPDGQLYAHLRGTELRPVTPEQVHEHFLRAMGVAPSVIPSQPDALAGLYRSRLADARMLIVLDDAAGPWQVEPLLPGAPGVAVLVTSRGPLAALGQAYRHDLDVLDPEASVELLRQVIGTDRVKAEPQEAARVAELCGHLPLALQIAGGKLSVRGHWDIARMARQLGDESRRLDELSLEGTGVRATLAVSFDTLGSTARRLLLLLSALNVNDFATWMAGPLLGVELYDGADALDELVDARLVEVHAGAGVHARYRLHDLVRVFARELLNSHVPAAERAAAMERYLRCLLFLARAAHRREYGGDYTVLYSTVVLWELPQHLVESLLADPIEWLASEHAGLVASVRVAADLRFGDLCWNLAVAAVTLFEAKLHREDWLHTHDVALETTIRHGDGYGEAAVRCSRAGLALIEQRLQDAESDLSRALSWFEGTDDRRGRGLALRSLASIDRLRGREDRAESRYLRALPDLRTAGDRVAEAHVLINLAQLRTDRAEPEECERLLRAALAICTDVGARRVAAQARHRLGQLYLAQGEYEQAEAEFTEVLETTTTTDDPVGKIYAWLGIGAVRIQRGQLDQAREALTEVLGQTRRTGNRLIEGRAILMLAELALRHGDQPTVRRRLVDAEEAFTEIGARRWLERVSDLRRQLTEPVSPTACHPT
- a CDS encoding class I SAM-dependent methyltransferase, which gives rise to MTYATTTSGPPTSAAPTELADDHADQYVRPFVDRWDELIDWDRRGQSEGQFFVDILRAAGARQVLDVATGTGYHAVRLAEAGFQVTAADASAEMLRRAEHNARARGQVLPFVPADWRDLPATVSGRYDAVLCLGSSFPHLFEPADQVRALESFHAMLRPGGLLLLDHRNFDAIRAARYQSSGQHYYCGSGVRVSVASVDKQRCRFRYAFADGHTYHLEVYPILTTELLDLLGGHGFGGVRTFGDFQPYRPDTDPDFVIHVAQRQ
- the cysD gene encoding sulfate adenylyltransferase subunit CysD, whose amino-acid sequence is MVLTLPAAGSDWDQRPARAALPHLDELEAEAVAILRETAGQFERPAILFSGGKDSMAAVHLAGKAFSPTRIPFALLHVDTGHNFPEVIEFRDRVVADLGLELIVARVQDYLDRGEVAERPDGSRNKLQTVPLLDSVARHRFDALIGGARRDEEKARAKERVFSLRDEFGAWDPRRQRPELWQLYNGLHVSGEHVRVFPLSDWTELDVWQYIEREGIELPSIYFSHLRQVFARDGSWLAPGRWGGPRGDERVVNRRVRYRTVGDMSCTGAVESTAGTVRDVITEITSSRVSERGASRIDDRLCESAMEDRKREGYF
- a CDS encoding HAD family hydrolase produces the protein MSELIIFDCDGVLVDSEILSAQVAREMAAERGVAVNTGEALELIHGRKVAEWVAELETMAGARLRDSFVAEFRQRTAQRFARELRPVPGVAQVLRDLDTTFCVASSAPMEKIRYVLTLTGLLRYVDGRIYSAYDHQTWKPDPDLFLRAADDFGCRPARCAVIEDSLVGVRAGVSAAMTVFGYAPPDTGTPAGRLATVLAAAGATTFATMTELPGLLDHWRNRQLESAVSR
- a CDS encoding hydroxyisourate hydrolase, whose amino-acid sequence is MRSISVEVMDQTFGRPAEGVPVALSCEVDAVWQTMLSARTDATGGVVGQRISRACGRYRLAVDLDGYFSAMGLEPLVSSLDFCFRVTRPYENVRLLVAVTPAALSVRRLTTVDRPSG
- a CDS encoding MFS transporter, translating into MSSSTIQPAARRPRTAGLTAVVLTVLLTSFVAATYGFGFYLFAQLVTDMRADLGFGYTAVGVITAGGQFGFMLFALLGAWAAARFGGGQVIIGSVALCGAALVLLPLSDHIAIVGVLLVVLGGTAASVYVPMVEIVARAIGYQHRGKVLGLISSGTSYGVFVNSLLVPVFLRADNWRGVWWTVGSGTLVVTVVAAVVFWRLGLFRHTRQPTTGTGRTPPRTAARAMVVPWMLIIWSITFLNGFATMPFQNYLSPYLREGLDFSVEYSATVWGVIGFVGMFAGFLVGWFSDRTGVRLALLFCYGSILASAALLIVTPTGVFPVVAGVLFAVAFYPIFGLVPAYIAKTASGSAATTVFGVANVTLGVGGMLGNYLAGVLREVTESFLPIYAMIAVALVVLGALSLLLPREGLPEQPDARPAETDIQHGPEIGRPDTTRPPADGRPDRTDAPGVAAAAFRR
- a CDS encoding GTP-binding protein, giving the protein MADYLKASGGDADLLRVATAGSVDDGKSTLVGRLLYDSRSVLSDQLAAIGARSPVNGQDGPDLALLTDGLRAEREQGITIDVAYRYFATASRRFVLADNPGHVQYTRNMVTGSSTAQVTVVLIDARKGVVEQTRRHTAVAALLRVPRVVAAVNKMDLVDWDEQTFARTAQAFAECADRLGVPEVATIPVSALRGDNVIAPSAHTDWYGGPTLLEYLESVPVGDTDVAQAARLPVQCTLTADDGRQLPAGQLVAGTLRVGEPVAVLPAGRTSVIESIDVLGRPATVATAPQSVTVRLADPVDVHRGDLIAPLASSPLVRRHLTPTLCVLTGGGLRAGDRYLIRHGTQIVDATVTRLVDRLDLATLRRVTGPEVLQVNDIGRVALELDRPLPLDDYPQYRRTGSFLVIDKSRGDTIAAGMTG